From Thermogladius calderae 1633, a single genomic window includes:
- the rnhB gene encoding ribonuclease HII, producing the protein MHRLVIGIDEAGRGPLIGDMVVTGVAVSSSVISRLEQLGVRDSKTLSPGARSKARAAVLSEVPVSFVSIYVHAAEIDSKNLNTATLEAAKRVLLLVRELAWRGGEVEIYVDEIKGAESKLRRFSMELYGDKLVVFVMEPEADSKYPAVSLASIIAKTLRDESIQPGRVLFGDYGSGYSADPKTVKWVTEYSKVSPPPLIVRRKWRNLERLAPSWWKKSARSLLDYVKRGEA; encoded by the coding sequence ATGCATAGACTCGTCATAGGGATAGACGAGGCGGGTAGAGGACCCTTAATCGGGGACATGGTCGTTACCGGCGTAGCCGTGTCTAGTAGTGTGATAAGTAGACTCGAGCAGCTCGGTGTCAGGGATAGCAAGACCTTGTCTCCTGGAGCAAGGTCCAAGGCGAGGGCCGCGGTCTTAAGCGAAGTTCCGGTGTCTTTCGTCTCGATCTACGTCCACGCCGCCGAAATAGATTCGAAGAACTTAAACACGGCTACGTTGGAAGCCGCCAAGAGAGTACTTCTCCTGGTCCGCGAGTTGGCGTGGAGAGGCGGGGAGGTCGAGATCTATGTCGACGAGATAAAAGGCGCGGAGTCCAAGCTGAGGCGTTTTTCCATGGAGCTCTACGGGGACAAGCTAGTGGTATTTGTCATGGAGCCGGAGGCCGACTCAAAGTACCCGGCGGTCTCCCTGGCGAGCATAATAGCCAAAACGCTTAGAGACGAGAGTATCCAGCCCGGTAGAGTCCTCTTCGGCGATTACGGTTCAGGTTACTCCGCTGACCCGAAGACGGTTAAGTGGGTGACCGAGTACTCTAAGGTAAGCCCGCCACCGCTCATAGTGAGAAGGAAGTGGAGGAACTTGGAGAGGCTCGCCCCCTCATGGTGGAAGAAGAGTGCTAGAAGCCTCCTCGACTACGTTAAGAGGGGTGAGGCCTAG
- a CDS encoding Trm112 family protein — protein sequence MMRYWGVDFIRCVECKHHPLQLVVIETEEQDVDTTGLEFPICRNYCAYLNKPVVKGEQYPCDKCLRVGIKTGVLYCPSCGRWYPIKNGIVYLLPDKKRKAESDLKFLETYRDKLPSHVVYEGKPFNLSKTSGG from the coding sequence ATGATGCGTTACTGGGGCGTAGACTTTATACGGTGCGTCGAGTGTAAACACCACCCTCTCCAGCTAGTGGTAATAGAGACGGAGGAGCAAGACGTCGACACCACGGGGCTGGAGTTCCCTATATGCCGTAATTACTGTGCCTACTTGAACAAGCCCGTAGTCAAAGGAGAGCAGTACCCGTGCGACAAGTGTTTAAGAGTAGGCATCAAGACGGGCGTTCTTTACTGTCCTAGCTGTGGCAGGTGGTACCCGATCAAGAACGGTATAGTCTACTTGTTGCCGGACAAGAAGAGGAAGGCCGAGTCAGACCTCAAATTCCTGGAGACCTATAGAGACAAGCTCCCCAGCCACGTAGTCTACGAGGGGAAGCCGTTCAATTTGTCCAAGACAAGTGGGGGCTAG
- a CDS encoding OBG GTPase family GTP-binding protein yields MVTNLPAEAKAKWLKVLEARTLEEKIKALEEFLSAVPKHKGTENLREWATKRLAELRDELEERKRKATRRGVSFLVEKEGAAQVVLVGLPNSGKSLLVHKLTGARTRVSEVPFSTTFPQVGMLRYEDIYFQLVDTPPVLPGKGPYNTKVMGLCRNADLILLVLDATRDVVGDYLTLRKELESAGILLSRPRGRVEIERFKTGKVGIRVTMMGELVNATVEDVKKLLASYNIYNAHVKIMGSVSLDDVEHAIFGNVLYKPSVTVVNKIDLGGNAVVQELVSKAGVPGVVVGVSALTGEGLDKLGELIFRELEIIRVYTKSPHGGVSNKPLILKRGATVLDVARRVHEDFVKNFHYARIWGPSSKYPGEKVGLDHVLMDKDVVEIHLKD; encoded by the coding sequence ATGGTGACGAACCTCCCAGCCGAGGCCAAGGCCAAGTGGCTGAAAGTACTCGAGGCTAGAACCCTAGAGGAAAAGATCAAAGCCCTCGAAGAGTTCCTGTCCGCTGTTCCTAAGCACAAGGGGACCGAGAACCTAAGGGAGTGGGCTACTAAAAGACTGGCCGAGCTGAGAGACGAGCTCGAGGAGAGGAAGAGAAAGGCGACCAGGCGGGGGGTAAGCTTCCTCGTAGAGAAGGAGGGGGCTGCCCAGGTAGTACTCGTTGGGCTGCCTAACTCAGGTAAGAGCCTTTTAGTCCACAAACTGACAGGTGCTAGAACAAGAGTCTCCGAAGTACCCTTCTCTACAACGTTCCCCCAGGTAGGCATGTTGAGGTACGAAGACATATACTTCCAGCTGGTCGATACCCCACCGGTATTACCGGGTAAAGGCCCGTACAACACCAAGGTCATGGGCCTCTGCCGAAACGCTGACTTGATCCTACTGGTTCTAGACGCTACTAGGGACGTCGTAGGCGACTACCTGACGTTGAGAAAGGAGCTGGAGTCGGCTGGGATACTCCTTTCGAGGCCTAGGGGGAGGGTGGAGATCGAGAGGTTCAAGACCGGGAAAGTAGGTATAAGGGTGACCATGATGGGCGAACTAGTTAACGCCACCGTCGAGGACGTAAAGAAACTCCTGGCGTCCTACAACATCTACAACGCACACGTCAAGATCATGGGTAGCGTAAGCCTTGACGACGTCGAGCACGCGATCTTCGGAAACGTCCTATATAAGCCCTCGGTCACCGTGGTTAACAAGATCGATCTCGGCGGTAATGCAGTCGTCCAGGAGCTGGTGAGCAAGGCCGGCGTTCCAGGCGTAGTCGTAGGGGTGTCAGCACTGACCGGTGAGGGCCTCGACAAGCTGGGCGAGCTGATCTTCAGGGAGCTAGAGATAATCCGCGTCTACACAAAGTCTCCTCATGGAGGGGTCTCGAATAAACCGCTCATCCTCAAGAGAGGGGCGACAGTACTAGACGTCGCCAGGCGTGTCCACGAGGACTTTGTTAAGAACTTCCACTACGCCAGAATATGGGGTCCCTCATCTAAGTACCCCGGCGAGAAAGTCGGGCTCGACCACGTATTAATGGACAAGGACGTGGTCGAGATCCACCTCAAAGACTGA
- a CDS encoding DUF2153 domain-containing protein, protein MGDIFANLEAWVKRQQEVKEGFKKAEVDYREADRLALILLSRMAFQHMMRTIEAFDQWLKDPAITAHMPREMLVDLWEKLRVLLYGLIDLDIEHTSRYNEFLKKLSAEGKLNPLLFYEKGEKEPKRVQLQI, encoded by the coding sequence ATGGGGGACATCTTCGCAAACCTAGAGGCATGGGTTAAGAGGCAACAGGAGGTCAAGGAGGGGTTCAAGAAGGCTGAGGTGGACTACAGAGAGGCCGATAGACTCGCCCTTATACTGCTGTCTAGAATGGCCTTCCAGCACATGATGAGGACTATAGAGGCCTTCGACCAGTGGTTGAAAGACCCGGCTATCACAGCACACATGCCGAGGGAGATGCTGGTGGACCTGTGGGAGAAGTTGAGGGTACTACTCTACGGCCTCATAGACCTCGACATAGAGCACACGAGCAGGTACAACGAGTTCTTGAAGAAACTGTCGGCGGAGGGTAAACTAAACCCGCTGCTGTTCTACGAGAAAGGCGAGAAGGAGCCCAAGAGGGTACAGCTCCAAATATAG
- the glmM gene encoding phosphoglucosamine mutase yields MGRYFGTDGIRGVVNETLTPEFVLKMAQAIGSYFGEGSRVVIGRDSRAGGDMIKSIVIGGLLSAGVKVYDAAYTPTPALQYCVKKEGFDGGVMITASHNPPEYNGIKVIGPDGVEIPREHEDEIEEIYLSSKFRVSSWRSVVNDVVEFRVCNDIYVDGVVKLVDRDLIAKAGFKIVVDPVNSVGALTTPKIAMKLGVKAVVVNGTLDPLFPARNPEPTPETLVETAKLVKDYGAVAGFAHDADADRVIVIGENGVVQWGDRTATLLAYYLKKERGEKGSKVFTAVSSSTMIEDVLRPLGVSVVWLKVGSVDIAHEMKKHQDVLCGFEENGGFMYPPHQYVRDGGMTMALFLEMLARLRAKPSELYGMLPKVYVLKKKYSMDRETALKVVERVKEEFKNERQITVDGVKVISRGYWVLVRPSGTEPLLRVMLEAESESKAREIVERIEKIIGEVAGERT; encoded by the coding sequence TTGGGCAGGTACTTCGGTACAGATGGGATTAGAGGCGTAGTCAACGAGACGTTAACACCCGAGTTCGTCTTGAAGATGGCCCAGGCTATCGGCAGCTACTTTGGAGAGGGGTCTAGAGTCGTCATCGGCAGGGACTCTAGGGCTGGAGGCGACATGATCAAGAGTATTGTGATAGGGGGTCTGTTGTCTGCGGGCGTTAAAGTATACGACGCCGCTTACACTCCGACACCAGCGCTCCAGTACTGTGTTAAAAAAGAGGGTTTTGACGGCGGCGTGATGATCACAGCTAGCCACAACCCACCGGAGTACAACGGGATAAAAGTGATCGGGCCGGACGGCGTCGAGATACCCAGGGAACACGAAGACGAAATCGAAGAAATCTACCTGAGTAGCAAGTTCAGGGTCTCTAGCTGGAGGAGCGTTGTGAACGACGTTGTTGAGTTCAGGGTGTGTAACGACATATACGTGGATGGTGTCGTCAAACTCGTTGACAGAGACCTCATAGCAAAGGCGGGTTTCAAAATCGTCGTAGACCCCGTCAACAGCGTTGGCGCCTTGACTACCCCCAAGATCGCTATGAAGCTCGGCGTCAAGGCCGTGGTCGTAAACGGCACGCTAGACCCCCTCTTCCCTGCCAGGAACCCGGAGCCCACGCCTGAGACGCTCGTGGAGACTGCGAAGCTGGTAAAGGACTACGGGGCCGTAGCAGGGTTTGCACACGACGCCGACGCGGACAGGGTCATAGTAATAGGCGAAAACGGGGTGGTGCAGTGGGGGGACAGGACGGCCACGCTCTTAGCCTACTACCTGAAGAAGGAGCGGGGCGAGAAGGGGTCTAAGGTCTTCACGGCGGTCTCTAGTAGTACCATGATCGAAGACGTGCTTAGGCCCCTGGGCGTCAGTGTGGTGTGGTTGAAGGTTGGGAGTGTCGACATAGCCCACGAGATGAAGAAGCACCAGGACGTGTTGTGCGGGTTCGAGGAGAACGGCGGGTTCATGTACCCCCCGCACCAGTACGTTAGGGACGGTGGGATGACTATGGCGTTGTTCCTCGAGATGCTCGCGAGGCTCAGGGCTAAACCTAGCGAGCTGTACGGCATGCTTCCCAAGGTCTACGTCTTGAAGAAAAAGTACAGTATGGACAGAGAGACTGCTCTGAAAGTAGTTGAAAGGGTGAAGGAGGAGTTCAAGAACGAGAGGCAGATAACCGTAGACGGCGTCAAGGTGATTAGCAGAGGCTACTGGGTTCTCGTCCGTCCAAGCGGCACAGAGCCCCTCCTCAGAGTAATGCTCGAGGCGGAAAGCGAGAGTAAAGCTAGGGAGATAGTTGAGAGGATAGAGAAGATCATCGGCGAGGTAGCGGGCGAGAGAACATGA